The nucleotide window CTCAAGCAGTCCGTGGAGGCGCTGGGCATCGTCGTCCACCTGGCCACCCGCACCACCGAGGTCATCGGCCCCGACCGGGTCCGCGGCGTCGTCCTGGCCGACGGCCGGGCGATCGACGCCGACATGCTGGTGATCGCCGCCGGTATCCGGCCGGTCACCGAGGTCGCCTTGATGAGCGGCATCGAGGTCGAGCGCGGCATCGTCGTCGACGACCAGCTGCGCACCGACGACCCCGACGTCTACGCCGTGGGGGAGTGCGCGCAGCACCGCGGCGAGCTCTACGGCCTGGTCGCCCCGGTCTGGGAGCAGGCCCGGGTGCTCGCCGACCTGCTCACCGGCACCGACCCGGACGCCGCGTACCACGGCTCCCGGACGGCGACCAAGCTCAAGGTCGCCGGCGTCGACGTGGCCACGATGGGGGTCAACCGGCCCGAGCGGGACACCGACGAGTTCCTGGTCATCTCCGAGCCGCGGCGCGGGGTGCACCTGTCCGTCGTCGTCCGCGACGACAAGCTCATCGGCGCCACGCTGCTCGGGGACACCCGCAAGGTCGCCTACCTGACCCAGGCCTTCGACCGCGGGACGCCGCTGCCCGAGCAGCGGATCAAGCTGCTGGTCGACCTCTCCGACGGCGACGCCGAGGTGGGCGTGGCCGAGCTGCCGCACGACTCGCAGGTCTGCAACTGCAACGGCGTCACCAAGGGCGCGATCTGCGAGGCGGTCGCCGGCGGCTGCGGCAGCGTCGGGTCGGTGATGGACAAGACCCGCGCGGGCAAGGGCTGCGGGTCCTGCAAGGGGCTGGTGAAGCAGATCGTCGAGTGGGCCGCCGACGGCGACGTCGTCGAGGACCCCACCGCGAGCTGGTACGTGCCCGGCATCCCGATGGCCAAGCCGGAGCTGATGACCGCGATCCGCGAGCGGGGGCTGCTCAGCCCCTCGGCCGTGTTCGCCGCGCTGGCACCCGGCGGCGCGGAGGACGCCAAGTCGAAGATGGGCCTGACGTCGCTGCTCCGGATGATCTGGGGCAAGGACGCGGTCCAGGAGAACGACGCGAAGTTCATCAACGACCGCGTGCACGGCAACATCCAGCGCGACGGCACGTTCTCCGTCGTCCCGCAGATCAAGGGCGGGGTCACCACCCCCGCGCAGCTGCGCACGATCGCCGACGTGGCCGAGAAGTACGAGGTCCCGATGGTCAAGATCACCGGTGGGCAGCGGATCGACCTGCTCGGGGTCCGCAAGGAGGACCTGCCGGCGATGTGGAACGACCTGGGCATGCCCTCGGGCTACGCGTACGGCAAGAGCTTCCGCACCGTGAAGACCTGCGTCGGCAGCGACTTCTGCCGCTTCGGCCTCGGTGACTCGACCCAGCTCGGCATCGACCTGGAGACCCGCTTCCAGGGCATCGAGAGCCCGGCGAAGATGAAGCTGGCGGTGGTCGGCTGCCCCCGCAACTGCGCCGAGGCCTACGTCAAGGACGTCGGCGTCGTCGCCGTCGGGAACGGCAAGTGGGAGGTGTACGTCGGCGGTGCCGCCGGGGCGACCATCCGCAAGGGCGACCTGCTGGCCACCGTCGACTCACCGGAGGCGGTGATCGAGCTGTCGGGCCGGTTCATGCAGTACTACCGGGAGAACGCCAACTGGCTCGAGCGCACCTACGACTTCGTGCCCCGCATCGGCCTGGAGAAGATCAAGGCCGTGCTGCTCGAGGACAGCGAGGGCATCTGCGCCGCACTCGACGAGAACATGCAGCAGTCGATCGACGCCTACACCGACCCGTGGGGCCAGGACGGCAAGGCGCCGGCCACCCCCGGTCAGTTCCGCACCGCGCTGCCGCTGGTCGAGCTGCCGCTGGTGCCGGTCCGATGAGCGTCACGCAGCGCGAGGCCGCAGGCCTGTTCGGCACCCAGGCGGTGCCGGCGGGCACCCCGCACGTCGTCGGCCGGGTCGAGGACGTGCCGCCGGGGGAGGGGCGGGCCTTCGTCGTCGACGGGGTCCAGGTCGCGGTGTTCCGGCTGCGCGACGGCTCGCTGCACGCCACCCAGGCCGCCTGCCCGCACGCCGGCGGACCACTGGCCGACGGGCAGACCGACCTGACCGTGCTGGTCTGCCCGCTGCATCTCTACACGTTCCGCTGGACCGACGGCACCAGCCC belongs to Modestobacter sp. L9-4 and includes:
- a CDS encoding Rieske (2Fe-2S) protein, whose protein sequence is MSVTQREAAGLFGTQAVPAGTPHVVGRVEDVPPGEGRAFVVDGVQVAVFRLRDGSLHATQAACPHAGGPLADGQTDLTVLVCPLHLYTFRWTDGTSPGGAAPLRVYPVHEESGQLVVTV
- the nirB gene encoding nitrite reductase large subunit NirB; translated protein: MTAVLGGRPEGVSTLHFAMDEADGIDTRQRLVVIGNGMAGARVVEEVLERGGGDQFAITVFGEEPHGNYNRIMLSHVLAGEEHEDDIVLNSQDWYADNGVALRAGVRVLRIDTHAKVVHAADGTTTPYDQLVIATGSRSFIPPMTGLYRAEDQLLPGVFGFRTIDDTRAMLAAAAEHDKAIVVGGGLLGLEAARGLQEHGLAVEVVHAGTHLMNQQLDPDGGAILKQSVEALGIVVHLATRTTEVIGPDRVRGVVLADGRAIDADMLVIAAGIRPVTEVALMSGIEVERGIVVDDQLRTDDPDVYAVGECAQHRGELYGLVAPVWEQARVLADLLTGTDPDAAYHGSRTATKLKVAGVDVATMGVNRPERDTDEFLVISEPRRGVHLSVVVRDDKLIGATLLGDTRKVAYLTQAFDRGTPLPEQRIKLLVDLSDGDAEVGVAELPHDSQVCNCNGVTKGAICEAVAGGCGSVGSVMDKTRAGKGCGSCKGLVKQIVEWAADGDVVEDPTASWYVPGIPMAKPELMTAIRERGLLSPSAVFAALAPGGAEDAKSKMGLTSLLRMIWGKDAVQENDAKFINDRVHGNIQRDGTFSVVPQIKGGVTTPAQLRTIADVAEKYEVPMVKITGGQRIDLLGVRKEDLPAMWNDLGMPSGYAYGKSFRTVKTCVGSDFCRFGLGDSTQLGIDLETRFQGIESPAKMKLAVVGCPRNCAEAYVKDVGVVAVGNGKWEVYVGGAAGATIRKGDLLATVDSPEAVIELSGRFMQYYRENANWLERTYDFVPRIGLEKIKAVLLEDSEGICAALDENMQQSIDAYTDPWGQDGKAPATPGQFRTALPLVELPLVPVR